Part of the Aciduliprofundum boonei T469 genome is shown below.
AGGGTATTTCATCTCTCTTCCACGCAATTCTTCTCTTCAAAATTTCAATCTCATCCTTCTTGGATGGATATCCCACAGCCAATTTTACCAAGAATCTATCCAACTGAGCCTCCGGCAAAGGATATGTGCCCTCGTACTCTATAGGATTCTGCGTGGCTATAACGATGAATGGCTCCTCAAGTTTATATGTCTCGCCTTCAATTGTAACCTGCCTCTCCTGCATGGCTTCTAACAAAGCGGCCTGTGTCTTTGGTGGAGAGCGATTTATCTCATCCGCGAGCAATATATTCGTGAAAACAGGACCCTGCATAAATTTGAACTCTGAAGTTTTTCTGTCAAATATATATGTTCCTGTTATATCGCTGGGCATAAGATCAGGGGTGAATTGCACACGCTTGAACTCGCATCCAAGAACCTGGGCAAAGGATTTAACTATAAGCGTCTTGGCAAGTCCGGGATAATCCTCAAAGAGTATGTGGCCTCCTGCCAAAATCGTGTATAGCACTTGCCTCAATACTTCATCTTTTCCAACGATTACCTTGCTAACCTCTTCAATAATTTTCTCCATTTTTTCTTTCATTTCATCGCCTCCAAAATTGCATTTATCTCCTTCAAAAATCTATTCTTTGGTAAGGCATTCCTTAAATCATGCTTTCTTCTATACATCCTCACAACAAGATCTGCCTTATCCCCAAGATATTTGCGGAGAAATTCAACATTCTCCATATTTCTCCTAACAACATTCTCTGGAATATCATACCTTATACTCAAATCAATAACCAGAGCATTCAAAACTCTTAACTCAATATCTCTCTGGGCAACTGCATTCTCGTCAAGTGCCTTTTTAACCCTTCTCTTAAAATGTGCTATATCCTCATCCACTATTACCTTCTCTTCTTCCTGCACTCTTGGTCTTGGAGCATTGTGAATAACGAACACAAAAGGAAGATATATTAGGGTTATGAGCAGAACTATTAATAGGAAGAATTCAATGGAAATTACAGCGTAGAATGAAAATGCCATTATTATGGCTATGTACCACACCCACGTGCTGCCCTTAAAGGAAGAGGGCATACGCATCATACCCATTCTCCCCATTATAACCATATCATTAACCTGGCTATCTTGAGGTTTCATTTCTAATCGCCTCCAAAGCATTCAAAGCTAATTTTCTATGATTTTCATTCATTTCATGCTGACTATATCTGGCTATCTCAAAGAGATTTGTGAGAGTTTCCACGGGTTTTGAAGATATTTTCAGAGTTTTAAGGGCAAACTCTCTAAACTCCCTTGGAGTGTAATAATCCTTATCTTCCACTCCTTTGCTTCTCATAAGTTTCTCCATTTCTTTATACGCAGCCAAAATTGCTCCACGGACATCTTTACCAATCTTGACCTTATAAATGGCACGCTCCATGGCCTCTTTGGTTGTAATAACTTCCCTTTCAACCTTTTCCTCTTTCTTCTTATACACTTTTACAACAAAAATTCCGAATAATATGCCCATAACAGCTGCAATGATAATTAAAGCAATTGTACTTTGAGAGTACAGGGGCTCTGAAAAAGATGGATTCGATGGATTAGAACCACTACCAGAATAAAGGGCAATAGAGATTTTATTCGCCAGTATGTAAACTAATCCAAATGAGAGAAATGCCAATGTAAGTGCAATTACCCCTGCAAGGGCTTCCTTAGCAACATGCCTTCGGTATATGAAAGCTCCAACAATTGCAATAGCAAATAAACCAAAGAGAAGGGCTTGCATAAAGTACATAAAATAGGATGAGCCTCCGGATTCCTCCGTTGGGGGTGGTACAACTGGCTGTGGCTTTGAAGA
Proteins encoded:
- a CDS encoding MoxR family ATPase, with the translated sequence MKEKMEKIIEEVSKVIVGKDEVLRQVLYTILAGGHILFEDYPGLAKTLIVKSFAQVLGCEFKRVQFTPDLMPSDITGTYIFDRKTSEFKFMQGPVFTNILLADEINRSPPKTQAALLEAMQERQVTIEGETYKLEEPFIVIATQNPIEYEGTYPLPEAQLDRFLVKLAVGYPSKKDEIEILKRRIAWKRDEIPLNKIVTREELLEMKKMVENIYVQDDILDYIVRIVRATRTHSQVEVGASPRGSLAIMRLSRARALVYGRDYVVPDDVKAVTRIALVHRIILKPEPWIRGVRPGDIVEDVLKKVPVPKV
- a CDS encoding DUF4129 domain-containing protein, with the translated sequence MKMSLKIPVALLLIWLTVSLGAVLPTISIKFGAPISSKPQPVVPPPTEESGGSSYFMYFMQALLFGLFAIAIVGAFIYRRHVAKEALAGVIALTLAFLSFGLVYILANKISIALYSGSGSNPSNPSFSEPLYSQSTIALIIIAAVMGILFGIFVVKVYKKKEEKVEREVITTKEAMERAIYKVKIGKDVRGAILAAYKEMEKLMRSKGVEDKDYYTPREFREFALKTLKISSKPVETLTNLFEIARYSQHEMNENHRKLALNALEAIRNETSR